The Malus domestica chromosome 17, GDT2T_hap1 genome contains the following window.
TACAACTCAACAGCGGATATCAGCAAGTATCTTGCTATGTATGGATATAGCCGAAGGGCAGTCAGCATGTAACTTCGGTTCAGAATATAAGCCTTTTtaccctttttctttcttctgcagCAACATCAAAATGGGCAGTCTTGTTGGAGAAAAAAATAAGCTCCGGTCGAAACCAGTAGAATGAACGTTGCTACGAATAAATGCTTAAAGCTTAGAACTCCGGCATCAATTCTCCTCACGGTCTCGAACTCTGCTGTGGAATCAGTATGTTCCACTTCAGTCTCACAACTCCCACCAACAGATGAATTATTCCGAGTCCTATCCGGCTGAAAAGTACAAATACGAAACCCATTTTACAAATGTAAATCTCAGTAGAAGACGCTACATGCAGAAGATGCGAAGAGAAGTAGTCGATAAAAAATGTGAACACTGAATATGAATTAAATTGCTTATCGAAAAATAAAAGCATTCCTGTAGCATGAGAAATATAACATTGGAAAGAAATTaagattaaaaacaaaaacgctGATTTATTAACAAAGCAAGGTAAACATAAGTCAACCAGGGTTCATCATAGTACCGACCTTAGAATTGCTAGCAGACAACTCATCTTCTTTAGTTTCTCTCGTAACTGTAGCCATTTCATGCTTCGAGTCTTCACAATTTTCTCTATCATCATTTCCCACGACCACAGAACGAGAATTGTTTGTTTGCAACTtcagttttaaagttttattctcCGTAGTTAATGAAGAAATCTGCACATTCAATCACCAGCAGCTAAGGAGAACATCTAGAGTTGGAAAAACACACTGTTCACATTTTCAACTAAATACTAAATGTTAAATaatcaaaaggaaaaagaaatcagGTGCCATGTCATTTGAAAGATACAAGAAAAAAGAGACATTTCCCACTTCACAGTCAAAAACCAACCGTGAACttgaaaataaatcaaatataggTGAATACCTGCTTATGAAGGCGCTCTCTCTCAAAAGCAAGTTGCATCAATAAGTTTGTAAGAACTTTGGACTGAATACCAATATCAGTCGCAGTAGCTATTTTTACTTCCTCGGCTTGATGTAAAGATGCCTCCAAGAATTCCAATCGACCCCTCAGAAAGCTTATTTCCTCATTTAAATCTGCATTGGATTCTGATAAAATTATACACTTGTCCTCCGTACTGTCGGCCCGATTTTCCGCTTTTAAAACCTTCTGCTTTAGATTTTCAATCACATTTTCCATGTCAGTGACTGTAGAATTCAACATGTTCTGTTTCTCCTGGCTAGCTTCAGCAGATGCCACTGCATGCTGTAACCGGATATCTGCTTCCCTTAACTTTCTCTCAAGTGAATCCACCGTCTCCAAGGCACTGCCAGCGCTTTTAAGAAGTCCGATCTCTTCATTAAGTTCCGTATTAGTCTCTGTTAACAATTTACTTTTGGCTTCTGCATTCTCGGCTCTGGCTTCAGCTTTATATATGTTCTCTTTAAGATTAGCAATAACATTTTCCAATTCACTGATTTCAACACTATGCTGCTCTTCAAGTGCGCCCACCTTTTCCCTCAAGGTAAAGGCCTCGGAATCAGCGATAATTAACTTATCTTCAGCTTCCTTCAAGCTGTCTTTTAAGCCGGCTGTCTGTTCTAGAAGGAAGCTATTTAGTTTTGCGTTGCTGCTTTCAAGCTTCCGCAAAGTATTTTCTTTGACTTCAGCCTGACAATCGAGTTTCGATCTTAGCTCAGCTTCTCGCTGAGCTGAACCATTTACATTAAACTGGAGAACCTGGAGTCTACCCAATAGCTCTTTTGAAATACCCCTCAGAACCTCAGATGCATTATCTGCCTGTAACCACCTATCCAAAGCATCTGCCGCTTCCTCCTCCATGCAATATGCTTCTTGCTCCGAAGCATGCACCCTCAATTTCAGATCTTCttcaatctgttttgattcggTCAATTTCTTTTCAAGATCCATCTCTCTTGCCAAAGACTTCTCTAGCATCCTCAGTATATGTCTTTGCTGTTCTACGGATTGCATTTTTATCTTTACATTTGTGCTAGAAACTTTGCCATCCCTTAAATCTACCACTCCTTCGTTATTGTTCCCTGTCAATACGCAAAgcaaaggaatgcaaaagaaaataaacagttATACTCTAGAATATTTCACAACTTAAAGGACTTGTGCACTTACAAAAGTGGTTACAGATCTGCCTGGTGTATGCAATAAATTTCGGGCAACTCCATCACTCATAAACAAAGTAAGAATGAGAAAAACGTGTCCTGACAAGAAAATCAAGAACAGAATTAAGGCATGTAGCTTACAGTTTTGTTCTCCGTCAAAACATGGAAATGCCCTCTGGAGATGCAAGGATTCCATCCTAATTTCATACACCTGATCTTGCAACTGCTTCAATGATTGTTCAGAGTCGTGCAGCTTTTCTTCTATTACCACGACAGTTTCTCCCAAGTATGCGTATGAAGATAGTATCCCTTGGGCACTGGTGATCTCTGTTTGAAGTATAGCCATGAGTTTATCCAATTCACTCAACTCTGAGTCTAAAATCCCAGATAAGAGAGTGAGTTCCAGAGCCTTCTCAAGATAATAAGCTGATGTCTGCTCTTTTGCGGAAGCAAAGGCTTCAAATTCGCTCTCCTTGGTTGCCACGTGCATCATAAGAACATTTAGATTAACTAACTTCTCAGATGCACATGCTAGATCTAGTTCCACTCGGGTCAAAACCTCGCCAAGATGTCTTAATTCTCCAATAACCACACCATCAGATGAGACACTTCCGAGATTGCTAACTTTATTTGACTCCACTTCCAGGTCATCAATATTAACATCATTGACAGATACGCTTGCTTCATGACCAGCACCGTAATCCATTTTAAGACCGCACTTGTTAAAGTGGTTCTGAAACCTGGAtatcaaacaaagaaagaaaaagacagCTTCGGACGTAAATATGTAGAATTATCACCCAGAGGGAAGTTCAAATGAAAGATTCTTAACTTGCAAATAAATCAATAATGGCGAACATAAGTTCACTCCTagaatataattaaattaaactactgTTATCTAGGAGCCACTTTTCTCCAGTAACAAGACAACCAACACAATGGAACGTAGAGTATCCAGTCCACGAACATGATCCTCTCAGTAGCAAAAATAGTTAATAACATATGAACCTACAAGGAAAGAAAGTCTTGCgaggaaaaaaatattttgaggaGCTGCGGTTTAAAAAGTCTGAAACTTCAATTAACCTTACATGGTGGATTGAAAAAGGTAAACCTCCATACTTGGCATTGTTACTACCACATTATATAAGGAAGCTGTATCTTTATAGCGTCCATATTCAACTCCGATGTTTGATATTGATTCTCATTTCCATAAATATGTGCCCACCAACATGGAAGTTTGAATTTCAACTACAAAAGCATATAGTGTACAACATAGGGTCGGCTTTCATAAATTAAACTCTTTTCACCTTTTCATTTATTCATTCACTTCATTTGATTAGTTGAGCATATTTAGCTCATCATTCGACAGAGTAGACAAAAGATCATGCATTTATTCTCACTGAATTTTTTTACCAATAAATAAACACGTAAAAGTTAACAACGGATCCGAAATCTACCCCCGATCAGAAAAGGAACTGTTCTTGAGCTATAATGGAATCTTCAAAATCCCAAATCAAGAATTTAAATACCCATTTGGAAACAATCATCAACAATGCTACACAGGCAAAGTTCAGTGATCATATTCAATCCTAACCAcacatcaaatttcaatcaCTGTAttagtaggaaaaaaaaaaattaaaaactcatAAACTTCTTTGATTTATaatctattaaaaaaaagaaaaaactcttGACAATTGCAGCTCTTGAGTTCTTGAAGGCAAACATCAAAACATACAAATACATGAGCAAACAGATCCTCTAGTTTCCAAACACACATTCAGAATCACATATTCTAAAAACCCATCTCATATATTCCACAATATATACCAAATCTAGGCAATGGCAGGAAAAAGAAAAGCGCATTATTGTCAAACCAGTTCCTCAGCAAAGCTATAAAACTAACCTTAAAACCCACAATAAGAACAATAGAAAAGCAGAAAACAGCTGCAGCAGAAGAAGATGGTGACAATTTTTGGTATAGGATCAAAAGCAAGTTCGTACCTTTGGAAAAACTGTTCTGAGATTCTGTCGGACGGAGCTCGCGGAGGCACAACACAAACAGAAAACaatgaaagaaagagagagagagaaaaaaaaaaaaaaaaaaaaaaactgtttctttgGGAAAACAGGTGGTGTGATGATGGACCTGGGATCTGCCGTCCATGTCTCCCACGTGGCCATTAGCTtaacaccaaaaccaaatacaGTGATAAAGCAGATTACGAGAtttctttaaaattaaaaacgaGAGGTTTGGGGTTCGAAACTCGATACTAGTGTGGAAGCCAAATTTGTGACCAATGGGAGGCTGAAATGCTTTGTGAGTTTACCCAGCCCTTCGAAGGGATAGATAATGTGTTTAGCCACCAATTGTCatcttttttaaaataaaataaaaagattaatttaaaaataaaaacgtatttaaattattatttaacacATTTTCTTTATCAAGAAGGTTAAAAGACGGTTTAAtttatataacaaaataaaatcattagAAATAATGTAATTTTGCACAAactaaattttactattttattgTTCCCTCACCTACGTATCTTTATGATTAGGTTAAAAGACaatttaatttatataacaaaataaaatcattagAAATAAAGTAATTTTGCGAAAactaaattttactattttattgTTCCCTCACTTACATGTCtttatatcaattttttttttttttaacaaatagtattatctacactaaaagagTGGAGGAATCATCTAAGCCTCACACTGAACTTGGACATAATAATGCGGTTTAAATTCCTTTTTGGAGAGAATTCAATTTTAGACTTCTCACTTAAGGGTTATGATCTACTGTCGTTTATATTTCGTTGCAATTTCTCTCTCAcatatatttaaaaacaaaaacaaaaaggaaaaacttcacaaacaaaaatatatgaGCTTAGGATAGTTAATTATAATTTCATGTCAGACTCCAAGTCAtgtaatctctactaattaatgaaatcctctttgtcaaccaaaagagagtgaaaagacaaattcgtcttctatcacacaaaaaaatgatgggcaataatataatttcacatgtctaaattttactattttttattgaaacctcacATACAGacgatgttaaaatacctctaaaaaattaaaaaaaaaacctcccactccccctcacatt
Protein-coding sequences here:
- the LOC103432092 gene encoding WPP domain-interacting tail-anchored protein 1-like, with translation MDYGAGHEASVSVNDVNIDDLEVESNKVSNLGSVSSDGVVIGELRHLGEVLTRVELDLACASEKLVNLNVLMMHVATKESEFEAFASAKEQTSAYYLEKALELTLLSGILDSELSELDKLMAILQTEITSAQGILSSYAYLGETVVVIEEKLHDSEQSLKQLQDQVYEIRMESLHLQRAFPCFDGEQNWNNNEGVVDLRDGKVSSTNVKIKMQSVEQQRHILRMLEKSLAREMDLEKKLTESKQIEEDLKLRVHASEQEAYCMEEEAADALDRWLQADNASEVLRGISKELLGRLQVLQFNVNGSAQREAELRSKLDCQAEVKENTLRKLESSNAKLNSFLLEQTAGLKDSLKEAEDKLIIADSEAFTLREKVGALEEQHSVEISELENVIANLKENIYKAEARAENAEAKSKLLTETNTELNEEIGLLKSAGSALETVDSLERKLREADIRLQHAVASAEASQEKQNMLNSTVTDMENVIENLKQKVLKAENRADSTEDKCIILSESNADLNEEISFLRGRLEFLEASLHQAEEVKIATATDIGIQSKVLTNLLMQLAFERERLHKQISSLTTENKTLKLKLQTNNSRSVVVGNDDRENCEDSKHEMATVTRETKEDELSASNSKPDRTRNNSSVGGSCETEVEHTDSTAEFETVRRIDAGVLSFKHLFVATFILLVSTGAYFFLQQDCPF